One region of Carya illinoinensis cultivar Pawnee chromosome 8, C.illinoinensisPawnee_v1, whole genome shotgun sequence genomic DNA includes:
- the LOC122318344 gene encoding leucine-rich repeat receptor-like serine/threonine-protein kinase BAM1 — MKVQSLLSLLLLCLLYFHPTLSGGYILPEYRALLSVKSSITHDPFSALSTWNASTSHCNWKGITCHPSSRRVIALDLSNLLLSGTLSSDLSNLRFLSELSVAGNDLSGAIPAELSSLSALRVLDLSYNRFNGTFPSQLSLLKNLQVLDLSGNYMIGDLPLAVTQMPNLRHLNLGENSFSGRITSQFGQWKFLEYLDVSYNDLEGPIPQEIGNLTNLRELYIGGYTSMYCGIPSEIGNLSELVSFRANSCNLSGEIPAWFAELKNLRLLQLSDNKLHGAIPEFIADMPELEKLYLWENNFSGIIPQRLGRNGKLQVLILSSNNLTGTLPPDMCFGNQLEILSTRENLLVGPIPDALGRCESLSRIVMEHNFLNGSIPRDLFGLPNLTYVMLQNNRLTGKFPIFSRNDSKLGILDISDNKVHGEVPSWIWRLPYLVILNLSHNCLETLDENLNSPNTSQSSLKMIDLQSNQLQGQLSTLPLHFLYTSQMALLELTFFSVSRNKFDGAIPTSLCNATTLNVLDLSHNHLTGMIPQCLIEMSGVLSVMGNNLTGVIPDSFPFNCNLEILVLNGNQLEGELPKSLDRCNATLGVLDIGNNLIQDTFPCYLKNIDTLRVLILRSNQFHGSINCLDANTTWSKLQILDLASNHFVGKFPICYFSSWKAMMGTEKEMESKGGSDHIVADSFSQDSFSLAYQIRVNLTLKGQDLEFEKILTIITSLDLSCNSFDGDIPKEIGEFKVLYALNLSHNAFTGQIPQALVNLRALESLDLSSNKLIGEIPLQLADCLTFLSTLNLSFNQLVGKIPQIRQFATFSESSFEGNIGLCDFPMKEKCIHEELGPSAPPYSVNSIDWDFLSVELGFVFGLGIFIGPLIFWTRWRKRYYKHVDDIVFKMFPRTYIRIENYRSGVHKNEGRQARKNQGGR; from the coding sequence atgaaagtgCAATCCCTCCTTTCGCTTCTGCTTCTGTGCCTCCTCTACTTTCATCCAACCCTTTCTGGCGGATACATTCTCCCAGAATACAGGGCCCTTCTCTCCGTCAAGTCCTCCATCACTCATGACCCATTTTCAGCTCTTTCTACGTGGAACGCCTCCACTAGCCACTGCAACTGGAAGGGTATCACGTGCCACCCTTCTAGTCGTCGCGTGATCGCCCTCGATCTCTCAAACCTTCTACTCTCTGGTACTCTCTCCTCGGACCTGTCTAATCTCCGTTTCCTCTCCGAACTCTCCGTCGCTGGCAATGATCTCTCCGGGGCCATCCCCGCCGAGCTCTCTTCCCTCTCTGCCCTCCGCGTCCTTGATCTCTCATATAATCGCTTCAACGGCACCTTCCCCTCCCAGCTCTCCCTCCTCAAGAACCTTCAGGTTTTGGATCTCTCTGGCAACTACATGATCGGTGACTTGCCCCTGGCCGTCACCCAAATGCCCAACTTGCGCCATTTGAATCTAGGTGAAAACTCTTTCTCAGGTCGGATAACGTCCCAGTTCGGGCAATGGAAATTCTTGGAATATTTGGATGTATCCTATAACGACCTCGAGGGTCCTATACCGCAGGAGATAGGAAACTTGACCAACCTCAGGGAGCTCTACATTGGAGGATACACCAGTATGTACTGTGGCATACCCTCGGAGATCGGGAACCTATCGGAACTAGTTTCTTTCAGAGCCAATAGCTGTAACTTATCCGGCGAGATTCCAGCGTGGTTTGCCGAGCTGAAGAACTTGAGGCTGCTGCAATTGTCTGATAACAAACTCCACGGCGCTATTCCTGAGTTTATTGCCGACATGCCAGAGCTGGAGAAGCTGTATTTGTGGGAGAACAACTTTAGCGGGATCATTCCTCAGAGGCTGGGAAGGAATGGGAAGCTTCAGGTTCTGATTCTTTCATCGAATAATTTGACTGGGACTCTACCTCCTGATATGTGTTTTGGGAATCAGCTTGAGATTCTGTCTACTAGGGAAAATTTATTGGTCGGTCCAATCCCGGACGCACTCGGGAGGTGCGAGTCGCTATCTCGAATCGTAATGGAGCACAACTTTCTCAACGGTTCAATACCAAGAGACCTTTTCGGTTTGCCCAATCTCACCTACGTGATGCTGCAGAATAACCGTCTGACCGGGAAGTTTCCCATTTTCTCGAGAAACGATTCTAAATTGGGGATACTAGATATTTCTGACAACAAGGTTCATGGGGAGGTACCTAGTTGGATCTGGAGACTTCCCTATCTTGTGATTTTGAATCTTTCTCATAATTGTCTAGAGACTCTAGATGAGAATTTAAACTCTCCCAACACTTCCCAATCCTCGTTGAAAATGATAGACCTTCAATCCAACCAGCTCCAAGGGCAACTTTCAACTCTCCCACTGCATTTTCTGTACACCAGTCAAATGGCTTTGTTGGAGCTCACTTTTTTCTCTGTTTCGAGGAATAAATTCGACGGGGCTATTCCTACATCACTGTGCAATGCTACAACTCTAAATGTTTTAGACTTGTCCCATAATCACTTAACTGGCATGATTCCCCAGTGCTTAATTGAAATGAGTGGAGTTTTAAGCGTGATGGGAAACAATCTTACTGGCGTAATTCCTGACTCCTTTCCATTCAATTGTAATTTAGAAATTTTGGTTCTGAATGGAAATCAACTAGAAGGAGAGCTACCAAAATCCCTGGACAGGTGCAATGCAACCTTGGGGGTTTTGGACATTGGGAACAACCTCATTCAGGATACCTTCCCATGTTATTTGAAGAATATAGACACGTTGAGGGTCCTTATTTTGCGATCTAACCAATTTCATGGGTCTATTAATTGTCTAGACGCTAATACCACCTGGTCCAAACTTCAAATCTTAGACCTGGCCTCGAACCATTTTGTTGGAAAGTTTCCAATATGTTATTTTTCTAGCTGGAAGGCAATGATGGGAACCGAAAAGGAAATGGAAAGTAAGGGTGGATCTGATCATATTGTAGCTGATTCTTTTTCCCAAGATTCTTTTTCGCTTGCCTATCAAATTAGGGTAAATCTTACATTAAAAGGTCAAGATTTGGAGTTTGAGAAGATCCTAACTATCATAACCTCACTTGATTTGTCGTGCAATAGTTTTGACGGAGATATACCTAAAGAAATAGGAGAATTCAAAGTCCTATATGCCCTCAACTTATCTCACAACGCTTTTACGGGTCAAATTCCACAAGCTTTAGTAAACTTGAGAGCTCTTGAGTCACTAGACTTGTCGAGCAACAAGCTCATCGGAGAGATTCCTCTCCAACTTGCAGATTGTCTTACTTTCCTGTCAACTCTTAACCTTTCCTTCAATCAATTGGTGGGAAAGATTCCACAAATAAGGCAATTTGCTACATTTTCGGAAAGTTCATTTGAAGGAAACATAGGATTATGTGACTTTCctatgaaagaaaaatgcatACATGAAGAATTGGGACCTTCTGCTCCTCCATATTCTGTGAATTCAATTGATTGGGACTTCCTAAGTGTTGAATTGGGATTTGTTTTTGGCCTTGGAATTTTTATTGGACCTCTTATATTTTGGACGAGGTGGAGGAAACGCTACTACAAACATGTCGACGAcattgtttttaaaatgtttCCTCGGACATACATAAGAATAGAAAATTATCGAAGCGGAGTACACAAGAATGAAGGACGGCAAGCACGTAAGAATCAAGGTGGGAGGTAA